In one window of Mytilus trossulus isolate FHL-02 chromosome 7, PNRI_Mtr1.1.1.hap1, whole genome shotgun sequence DNA:
- the LOC134725183 gene encoding galactoside alpha-(1,2)-fucosyltransferase 1-like isoform X1: MAIFKQFSIPTDGVFEGKLTFYEKDDTGVKWIKLYCWTIMERRKCIVIPCLTCAFVLMFLVFQTDVNKFEFFKVFDYQIKNITKRNSTKNTSLFFKGNNIPVQSKTVKNESTAIILLKQAKFTFTTKGRNEPTTRSFLKQTKLNFPTKGKTISTTKGTITSTLTPAISAVRNNSNNKTHFLCPSFLGGFGNTMFQLATHFGVAMSKGMRVIVANNSELNRVFRLEDIDIRNNLDICKTFISRGERQGCSYDKNLVNFNNSQNIRLGQYLQSWKYFYDFRSQLKKQFTFRDQLLQEARIKIVQIVKRFNIGSRRDVTLIGVHVRRGDMVNNSFGYDVATPEYLTKAVQYYKSKYKNIIFIISSQDIPWTKANMPNNTNVEYLTSPKREIIVATLSLCNHTITTVGSFGWWIGWLTGGEVTYFKWPSKEGSGLRKQYSKDYSDFYYPGWIGL; this comes from the exons gtaaattgacattttatgaGAAGGATGACACAGGCGTAAAATGGATCAAGCTGTATTGTTGGACTATAATGGAGAGAAGAAAAT gtATAGTGATCCCGTGTTTAACCTGTGCCTTTGTGTTGATGTTTTTAGTATTCCAGACAGACGTCAACAAATTCGAATTTTTTAAAGTCTTCGACTAccagattaaaaatataacaaaacgtAACTCGACGAAAAACACTtcactattttttaaaggaaacaaCATTCCAGTTCAatcaaaaacagttaaaaatgaATCAACAGCAATAATACTccttaaacaagccaaatttaCCTTTACTACTAAAGGAAGAAATGAACCAACGACACGATCATTTCTGAAACAAACTAAATTAAATTTTCCTACTAAAGGAAAGACAATTTCTACAACTAAAGGAACGATAACTTCTACTTTAACTCCAGCTATCAGTGCAGTTAGAAACAATTCTaacaataaaacacattttttatgcCCATCATTCCTTGGCGGATTTGGAAACACGATGTTCCAATTGGCCACACACTTTGGTGTTGCAATGTCTAAAGGTATGCGGGTTATAGTTGCAAACAACTCGGAGTTAAATCGTGTTTTCAGACTTGAAGACATTGATATCAGGaataatttagatatttgtAAGACATTTATTTCCAGAGGAGAAAGACAGGGTTGCTCTTATGATAAAAATCTAGTGAACTTTAACAATTCTCAAAATATAAGACTAGGACAATATCTTCAGTCttggaaatatttttatgattttagaaGTCAACTTAAAAAACAGTTCACATTTAGAGACCAGTTACTTCAGGAAGCAAGAATTAAAATAGTTCAAATAGTGAAACGATTCAATATAGGATCAAGAAGGGACGTCACTCTAATTGGTGTTCATGTACGCAGAGGAGACATGGTAAATAATTCATTTGGATATGATGTAGCAACACCAGAATATTTAACTAAAGCCGTGCAAtactataaatcaaaatataagaatataatatttattatatcgTCTCAAGACATTCCATGGACAAAGGCCAACATGCCAAATAACACAAACGTTGAATATTTAACTAGTccgaaaagggagataatcgtAGCTACTTTATCATTATGTAACCATACCATAACAACAGTCGGTTCATTCGGTTGGTGGATAGGATGGCTTACAGGAGGAGAAGTGACGTATTTCAAATGGCCATCAAAAGAAGGATCTGGATTAAGAAAACAATACAGCAAAGATTATTCGGATTTTTACTACCCGGGATGGATTGGATTGTAA
- the LOC134725183 gene encoding galactoside alpha-(1,2)-fucosyltransferase 1-like isoform X4 — translation MERRKCIVIPCLTCAFVLMFLVFQTDVNKFEFFKVFDYQIKNITKRNSTKNTSLFFKGNNIPVQSKTVKNESTAIILLKQAKFTFTTKGRNEPTTRSFLKQTKLNFPTKGKTISTTKGTITSTLTPAISAVRNNSNNKTHFLCPSFLGGFGNTMFQLATHFGVAMSKGMRVIVANNSELNRVFRLEDIDIRNNLDICKTFISRGERQGCSYDKNLVNFNNSQNIRLGQYLQSWKYFYDFRSQLKKQFTFRDQLLQEARIKIVQIVKRFNIGSRRDVTLIGVHVRRGDMVNNSFGYDVATPEYLTKAVQYYKSKYKNIIFIISSQDIPWTKANMPNNTNVEYLTSPKREIIVATLSLCNHTITTVGSFGWWIGWLTGGEVTYFKWPSKEGSGLRKQYSKDYSDFYYPGWIGL, via the exons ATGGAGAGAAGAAAAT gtATAGTGATCCCGTGTTTAACCTGTGCCTTTGTGTTGATGTTTTTAGTATTCCAGACAGACGTCAACAAATTCGAATTTTTTAAAGTCTTCGACTAccagattaaaaatataacaaaacgtAACTCGACGAAAAACACTtcactattttttaaaggaaacaaCATTCCAGTTCAatcaaaaacagttaaaaatgaATCAACAGCAATAATACTccttaaacaagccaaatttaCCTTTACTACTAAAGGAAGAAATGAACCAACGACACGATCATTTCTGAAACAAACTAAATTAAATTTTCCTACTAAAGGAAAGACAATTTCTACAACTAAAGGAACGATAACTTCTACTTTAACTCCAGCTATCAGTGCAGTTAGAAACAATTCTaacaataaaacacattttttatgcCCATCATTCCTTGGCGGATTTGGAAACACGATGTTCCAATTGGCCACACACTTTGGTGTTGCAATGTCTAAAGGTATGCGGGTTATAGTTGCAAACAACTCGGAGTTAAATCGTGTTTTCAGACTTGAAGACATTGATATCAGGaataatttagatatttgtAAGACATTTATTTCCAGAGGAGAAAGACAGGGTTGCTCTTATGATAAAAATCTAGTGAACTTTAACAATTCTCAAAATATAAGACTAGGACAATATCTTCAGTCttggaaatatttttatgattttagaaGTCAACTTAAAAAACAGTTCACATTTAGAGACCAGTTACTTCAGGAAGCAAGAATTAAAATAGTTCAAATAGTGAAACGATTCAATATAGGATCAAGAAGGGACGTCACTCTAATTGGTGTTCATGTACGCAGAGGAGACATGGTAAATAATTCATTTGGATATGATGTAGCAACACCAGAATATTTAACTAAAGCCGTGCAAtactataaatcaaaatataagaatataatatttattatatcgTCTCAAGACATTCCATGGACAAAGGCCAACATGCCAAATAACACAAACGTTGAATATTTAACTAGTccgaaaagggagataatcgtAGCTACTTTATCATTATGTAACCATACCATAACAACAGTCGGTTCATTCGGTTGGTGGATAGGATGGCTTACAGGAGGAGAAGTGACGTATTTCAAATGGCCATCAAAAGAAGGATCTGGATTAAGAAAACAATACAGCAAAGATTATTCGGATTTTTACTACCCGGGATGGATTGGATTGTAA
- the LOC134725183 gene encoding galactoside alpha-(1,2)-fucosyltransferase 1-like isoform X3 has translation MLDLILRACKLTFYEKDDTGVKWIKLYCWTIMERRKCIVIPCLTCAFVLMFLVFQTDVNKFEFFKVFDYQIKNITKRNSTKNTSLFFKGNNIPVQSKTVKNESTAIILLKQAKFTFTTKGRNEPTTRSFLKQTKLNFPTKGKTISTTKGTITSTLTPAISAVRNNSNNKTHFLCPSFLGGFGNTMFQLATHFGVAMSKGMRVIVANNSELNRVFRLEDIDIRNNLDICKTFISRGERQGCSYDKNLVNFNNSQNIRLGQYLQSWKYFYDFRSQLKKQFTFRDQLLQEARIKIVQIVKRFNIGSRRDVTLIGVHVRRGDMVNNSFGYDVATPEYLTKAVQYYKSKYKNIIFIISSQDIPWTKANMPNNTNVEYLTSPKREIIVATLSLCNHTITTVGSFGWWIGWLTGGEVTYFKWPSKEGSGLRKQYSKDYSDFYYPGWIGL, from the exons ATGTTAGATCTAATTCTTCGTGCAT gtaaattgacattttatgaGAAGGATGACACAGGCGTAAAATGGATCAAGCTGTATTGTTGGACTATAATGGAGAGAAGAAAAT gtATAGTGATCCCGTGTTTAACCTGTGCCTTTGTGTTGATGTTTTTAGTATTCCAGACAGACGTCAACAAATTCGAATTTTTTAAAGTCTTCGACTAccagattaaaaatataacaaaacgtAACTCGACGAAAAACACTtcactattttttaaaggaaacaaCATTCCAGTTCAatcaaaaacagttaaaaatgaATCAACAGCAATAATACTccttaaacaagccaaatttaCCTTTACTACTAAAGGAAGAAATGAACCAACGACACGATCATTTCTGAAACAAACTAAATTAAATTTTCCTACTAAAGGAAAGACAATTTCTACAACTAAAGGAACGATAACTTCTACTTTAACTCCAGCTATCAGTGCAGTTAGAAACAATTCTaacaataaaacacattttttatgcCCATCATTCCTTGGCGGATTTGGAAACACGATGTTCCAATTGGCCACACACTTTGGTGTTGCAATGTCTAAAGGTATGCGGGTTATAGTTGCAAACAACTCGGAGTTAAATCGTGTTTTCAGACTTGAAGACATTGATATCAGGaataatttagatatttgtAAGACATTTATTTCCAGAGGAGAAAGACAGGGTTGCTCTTATGATAAAAATCTAGTGAACTTTAACAATTCTCAAAATATAAGACTAGGACAATATCTTCAGTCttggaaatatttttatgattttagaaGTCAACTTAAAAAACAGTTCACATTTAGAGACCAGTTACTTCAGGAAGCAAGAATTAAAATAGTTCAAATAGTGAAACGATTCAATATAGGATCAAGAAGGGACGTCACTCTAATTGGTGTTCATGTACGCAGAGGAGACATGGTAAATAATTCATTTGGATATGATGTAGCAACACCAGAATATTTAACTAAAGCCGTGCAAtactataaatcaaaatataagaatataatatttattatatcgTCTCAAGACATTCCATGGACAAAGGCCAACATGCCAAATAACACAAACGTTGAATATTTAACTAGTccgaaaagggagataatcgtAGCTACTTTATCATTATGTAACCATACCATAACAACAGTCGGTTCATTCGGTTGGTGGATAGGATGGCTTACAGGAGGAGAAGTGACGTATTTCAAATGGCCATCAAAAGAAGGATCTGGATTAAGAAAACAATACAGCAAAGATTATTCGGATTTTTACTACCCGGGATGGATTGGATTGTAA
- the LOC134725183 gene encoding galactoside alpha-(1,2)-fucosyltransferase 1-like isoform X2, whose product MMHFRPFVRKGKLTFYEKDDTGVKWIKLYCWTIMERRKCIVIPCLTCAFVLMFLVFQTDVNKFEFFKVFDYQIKNITKRNSTKNTSLFFKGNNIPVQSKTVKNESTAIILLKQAKFTFTTKGRNEPTTRSFLKQTKLNFPTKGKTISTTKGTITSTLTPAISAVRNNSNNKTHFLCPSFLGGFGNTMFQLATHFGVAMSKGMRVIVANNSELNRVFRLEDIDIRNNLDICKTFISRGERQGCSYDKNLVNFNNSQNIRLGQYLQSWKYFYDFRSQLKKQFTFRDQLLQEARIKIVQIVKRFNIGSRRDVTLIGVHVRRGDMVNNSFGYDVATPEYLTKAVQYYKSKYKNIIFIISSQDIPWTKANMPNNTNVEYLTSPKREIIVATLSLCNHTITTVGSFGWWIGWLTGGEVTYFKWPSKEGSGLRKQYSKDYSDFYYPGWIGL is encoded by the exons ATGATGCATTTTCGTCCGTTTGTTCGCAAAG gtaaattgacattttatgaGAAGGATGACACAGGCGTAAAATGGATCAAGCTGTATTGTTGGACTATAATGGAGAGAAGAAAAT gtATAGTGATCCCGTGTTTAACCTGTGCCTTTGTGTTGATGTTTTTAGTATTCCAGACAGACGTCAACAAATTCGAATTTTTTAAAGTCTTCGACTAccagattaaaaatataacaaaacgtAACTCGACGAAAAACACTtcactattttttaaaggaaacaaCATTCCAGTTCAatcaaaaacagttaaaaatgaATCAACAGCAATAATACTccttaaacaagccaaatttaCCTTTACTACTAAAGGAAGAAATGAACCAACGACACGATCATTTCTGAAACAAACTAAATTAAATTTTCCTACTAAAGGAAAGACAATTTCTACAACTAAAGGAACGATAACTTCTACTTTAACTCCAGCTATCAGTGCAGTTAGAAACAATTCTaacaataaaacacattttttatgcCCATCATTCCTTGGCGGATTTGGAAACACGATGTTCCAATTGGCCACACACTTTGGTGTTGCAATGTCTAAAGGTATGCGGGTTATAGTTGCAAACAACTCGGAGTTAAATCGTGTTTTCAGACTTGAAGACATTGATATCAGGaataatttagatatttgtAAGACATTTATTTCCAGAGGAGAAAGACAGGGTTGCTCTTATGATAAAAATCTAGTGAACTTTAACAATTCTCAAAATATAAGACTAGGACAATATCTTCAGTCttggaaatatttttatgattttagaaGTCAACTTAAAAAACAGTTCACATTTAGAGACCAGTTACTTCAGGAAGCAAGAATTAAAATAGTTCAAATAGTGAAACGATTCAATATAGGATCAAGAAGGGACGTCACTCTAATTGGTGTTCATGTACGCAGAGGAGACATGGTAAATAATTCATTTGGATATGATGTAGCAACACCAGAATATTTAACTAAAGCCGTGCAAtactataaatcaaaatataagaatataatatttattatatcgTCTCAAGACATTCCATGGACAAAGGCCAACATGCCAAATAACACAAACGTTGAATATTTAACTAGTccgaaaagggagataatcgtAGCTACTTTATCATTATGTAACCATACCATAACAACAGTCGGTTCATTCGGTTGGTGGATAGGATGGCTTACAGGAGGAGAAGTGACGTATTTCAAATGGCCATCAAAAGAAGGATCTGGATTAAGAAAACAATACAGCAAAGATTATTCGGATTTTTACTACCCGGGATGGATTGGATTGTAA